One Bacteroidota bacterium genomic window carries:
- a CDS encoding hydrogenase iron-sulfur subunit has translation MNETINEKVSAETATSEEWQPKIIGFLCNWCSYAGSDLTGTSRTQYPPNIRIIRVPCSSRVDPAFILKALQTTADGVLVSGCHPGDCHYITGNYYARRRFLVTRELLKFVGYDEKRVQFSWVSAAEGAKFAQVVKKVTEDIKELGPLHHLKKEDIK, from the coding sequence ATGAACGAGACAATAAATGAAAAAGTGAGTGCGGAAACTGCAACATCCGAAGAATGGCAGCCGAAAATTATTGGCTTCCTGTGCAACTGGTGTTCGTATGCAGGTTCTGATCTGACGGGAACATCCCGTACACAATATCCGCCTAATATCCGGATTATAAGGGTTCCGTGTTCCTCAAGGGTCGATCCGGCTTTCATACTCAAAGCATTACAGACTACAGCCGATGGCGTGCTTGTTTCCGGTTGCCATCCGGGCGATTGCCATTATATTACGGGAAATTATTATGCACGGCGACGTTTTCTGGTTACCCGGGAGCTGCTCAAATTTGTCGGTTACGACGAAAAAAGGGTACAATTTTCGTGGGTTTCCGCTGCCGAAGGTGCCAAATTCGCCCAAGTGGTTAAGAAAGTCACCGAAGACATCAAGGAACTTGGACCGCTGCATCATCTTAAAAAGGAGGATATTAAATAA
- a CDS encoding CoB--CoM heterodisulfide reductase iron-sulfur subunit A family protein, whose protein sequence is MARVGVFVCHCGSNIADVVDVTKVVEEAKKIKEVKFALDYKYMCSDPGQSKIREAIVAYKLTSVVIASCSPRMHEKTFRRCVSEAGMNPYLLEIANIREHSSWVHQNDKVKATEKAIDLMRMAVAKSIANEQLQEISVPVTKKALVIGGGIAGIQAALDMAEAKIPVILVEKSPSIGGRMAQLDETFPTLDCSQCILTPRMVDVASNPLIELMPYSEVVELQGFVGNYKVKIKKKASYVDFSLCTGCGTCTQKCPVKVSNEFNLGQGIRKAIYSPFPQAVPNKPVIDATVCRKLTQGKCGVCAKVCERGAINYEMKDEIIEREIGAVVVATGYKLYEAKEYEEYGVGRFPDVITSLEFERMVSASGPTNGLPIRPSDGEHPKNVVFIKCVGSRDEAKGFSYCSKICCMYTAKHTMLLHSKLPDSHAYVFYMDIRAAGKGYEEFVKRAQVETAATYLRGRVSKIYQKGKKLIVRGEDAQIGDVVEVEADLVVLATAVMPQSDAPELARMLGISYDSYGFFSEAHPKLRPVETTKAGIYLAGCDQAPKDIPDTVAQASACAAKVMGLFASDTMKKDPMITAINTDFCTGCLNCMQVCPYGAIVSEEIPVSRGSKETRTVAKVNEGVCQGCGCCTAVCRSNATSLSGFTSKQIINEIVSI, encoded by the coding sequence ATGGCACGAGTTGGTGTGTTTGTTTGTCATTGCGGTTCAAATATTGCCGATGTTGTTGATGTAACAAAGGTAGTTGAAGAAGCAAAGAAGATAAAAGAGGTCAAGTTTGCCCTCGATTATAAATATATGTGTTCCGATCCGGGACAATCAAAGATAAGGGAAGCTATTGTTGCTTATAAGCTTACCTCGGTGGTTATTGCATCCTGTTCGCCCCGTATGCACGAAAAGACTTTTCGCCGCTGCGTTTCCGAAGCCGGCATGAATCCCTACCTTCTTGAAATTGCCAATATCAGGGAACATTCTTCATGGGTTCATCAAAATGATAAGGTTAAGGCTACTGAAAAAGCAATAGACCTGATGCGTATGGCTGTGGCCAAATCCATTGCCAATGAACAGCTGCAGGAAATTTCAGTCCCGGTTACCAAGAAGGCATTGGTGATTGGCGGCGGTATTGCCGGTATACAGGCAGCCCTGGACATGGCGGAAGCTAAAATCCCGGTTATCCTGGTTGAAAAAAGTCCTTCCATTGGCGGACGCATGGCCCAGTTGGATGAGACCTTTCCTACCCTCGACTGTTCGCAGTGTATCCTTACACCCCGCATGGTTGATGTAGCTTCAAACCCTTTAATAGAACTGATGCCTTATTCGGAGGTTGTTGAATTACAGGGTTTTGTTGGTAATTATAAGGTAAAGATTAAGAAGAAAGCCTCTTATGTTGATTTTTCACTCTGCACCGGTTGTGGAACCTGCACGCAGAAGTGTCCGGTAAAGGTATCCAATGAGTTTAACCTGGGCCAGGGAATCCGAAAAGCCATCTACTCTCCTTTTCCACAAGCTGTGCCAAACAAGCCAGTTATTGATGCTACGGTTTGCCGTAAGCTCACCCAGGGGAAATGCGGGGTTTGCGCCAAGGTTTGCGAACGCGGGGCAATCAACTATGAGATGAAGGATGAAATTATTGAACGCGAAATAGGTGCCGTTGTTGTAGCAACGGGTTACAAATTATACGAAGCAAAAGAATATGAGGAATATGGAGTAGGCCGTTTCCCGGATGTCATCACTTCCCTTGAATTTGAAAGAATGGTATCTGCCTCCGGCCCGACCAATGGGCTGCCCATAAGGCCTTCAGATGGCGAACATCCCAAGAATGTGGTCTTCATCAAATGTGTCGGTTCGCGTGACGAAGCCAAGGGATTCTCCTATTGTTCAAAGATCTGCTGCATGTATACTGCAAAACATACGATGCTGCTGCATAGTAAACTTCCGGATTCACATGCCTACGTATTTTACATGGATATCCGTGCGGCAGGCAAAGGTTATGAAGAATTTGTCAAGCGTGCCCAGGTTGAAACCGCAGCAACTTACCTGCGGGGCCGGGTTTCAAAGATATACCAGAAAGGAAAGAAACTGATTGTACGGGGCGAAGATGCCCAGATTGGCGATGTGGTTGAAGTGGAAGCCGATTTGGTTGTTCTGGCTACGGCAGTTATGCCGCAATCCGATGCGCCCGAACTTGCCCGTATGTTAGGAATCTCTTATGACAGTTACGGCTTCTTCTCTGAGGCTCACCCGAAATTAAGGCCGGTAGAGACAACCAAAGCCGGGATTTATCTGGCAGGCTGCGATCAGGCACCTAAAGACATTCCGGATACCGTTGCCCAGGCATCGGCTTGCGCAGCAAAGGTTATGGGCCTTTTTGCCAGCGATACCATGAAGAAAGATCCGATGATCACCGCCATCAACACCGATTTTTGTACTGGCTGCCTGAACTGTATGCAGGTTTGCCCCTACGGTGCAATTGTTTCTGAAGAGATACCGGTCAGTCGGGGATCAAAAGAAACCCGGACAGTGGCTAAAGTCAACGAAGGCGTTTGCCAGGGATGCGGCTGCTGCACGGCTGTCTGCCGTTCGAATGCCACCAGCCTTTCGGGCTTTACCAGCAAGCAGATTATCAACGAAATAGTGTCAATCTAA